In Alteromonas sp. V450, the following proteins share a genomic window:
- a CDS encoding ATP-binding cassette domain-containing protein, giving the protein MIEISGLAKRFEVENPKKLSEQEKKDPRLKGRYFQSVRDVSFTCEKGQVLGLLGPNGAGKTTTLRMLSTALKPDSGKVMISGEDVLSNPNIARKKIGFLSSSTGLYGRLSGRENISYFGELHGIPHDVINARIEEMADLLDMQSFLDRRAENFSSGMKQKVSIARAVIHEPELVVLDEPTTGLDIMATSTVMEFIQRLKDKGTPVIFSTHHLDEVQTLCDKVTVINQGETVFNDSLAAFSALSGGQMHKSFLKTLSMDSEETGNVVNL; this is encoded by the coding sequence ATGATTGAGATATCAGGCCTTGCTAAGCGCTTTGAGGTAGAAAACCCGAAAAAGCTTAGCGAACAGGAAAAGAAAGACCCACGATTAAAAGGTCGCTATTTCCAATCGGTAAGGGACGTGTCGTTTACTTGCGAAAAAGGTCAAGTACTTGGGCTACTAGGTCCAAATGGGGCGGGTAAAACAACAACGCTGCGCATGCTCTCTACAGCACTTAAGCCCGACAGCGGTAAAGTGATGATTAGTGGTGAAGATGTGCTTTCTAACCCCAATATTGCGCGTAAGAAGATAGGCTTTCTTTCAAGTTCAACAGGGCTATACGGCCGTTTAAGCGGGCGAGAGAATATAAGCTACTTTGGCGAATTACATGGTATTCCTCATGACGTGATAAACGCGCGTATTGAAGAGATGGCTGACTTACTAGATATGCAAAGTTTTCTTGATAGACGGGCCGAGAACTTCTCTTCAGGCATGAAGCAAAAGGTATCAATTGCACGGGCGGTAATTCACGAACCTGAATTGGTTGTGCTTGATGAACCTACAACAGGCTTAGACATAATGGCAACAAGTACGGTAATGGAATTCATCCAGCGACTAAAAGACAAGGGCACGCCGGTAATATTTTCAACCCATCACTTAGATGAAGTGCAAACCCTCTGCGATAAGGTGACGGTTATTAACCAAGGCGAAACAGTATTCAATGATTCGCTTGCTGCTTTTAGCGCACTCTCAGGCGGACAAATGCATAAGAGCTTCCTAAAAACACTTTCAATGGATTCTGAGGAGACAGGTAATGTGGTTAATCTTTAA
- a CDS encoding CinA family protein, which yields MSTTFSTDLTANATPLMLDSALSAQVQVLGDALREKGWTVSSAESCTGGGVAFAFTSVAGSSDWFNQSWVTYSNDAKKNILGVTEQTLKEYGAVSKQTVIEMADGVRRNSGAQLVVTVSGIAGPGGGSEEKPVGTVWFGFLCGEHEVQIKQVFSGNRDEVRQHAISFAITQLIKMLSEN from the coding sequence ATGAGCACAACATTTTCAACTGATTTGACAGCAAACGCCACCCCTTTAATGCTTGATAGCGCATTATCTGCGCAAGTTCAGGTGTTAGGCGACGCACTAAGGGAAAAAGGTTGGACTGTATCAAGCGCTGAGTCGTGTACAGGCGGTGGAGTCGCTTTTGCCTTTACCAGCGTGGCTGGCAGTTCTGATTGGTTTAACCAATCCTGGGTAACGTACTCTAATGACGCAAAGAAAAACATACTAGGCGTAACAGAACAGACGTTAAAAGAGTACGGCGCGGTGTCGAAGCAAACGGTAATTGAAATGGCAGACGGCGTGCGCCGCAATAGCGGAGCGCAACTTGTTGTAACGGTTAGCGGCATTGCCGGCCCTGGCGGTGGCAGCGAAGAAAAACCGGTGGGCACTGTGTGGTTTGGCTTTTTGTGTGGGGAGCACGAAGTGCAAATCAAACAGGTTTTCAGCGGCAATCGCGACGAGGTTCGTCAACACGCTATTAGCTTTGCTATTACTCAGTTAATTAAAATGTTGAGTGAAAATTAA
- the ccmA gene encoding cytochrome c biogenesis heme-transporting ATPase CcmA, with translation MLEACGLTCSKRDRTLFEGLSLVVNASELLYLRGPNGAGKTSLLRILTGLSAPDSGAVLYNGIDISEDKSGYYRDLFYLGHKSGTNGSLSALDNLSFWLSQHKVSVPDNTLFDVLEKVGLVGLEDVPVRYLSAGQQRRVALSRLWLKPAKVWILDEPFTALDVKGVHLLETSMKEHVSRGGLIVTTSHQPLSEIAGKHRVFDLEYRF, from the coding sequence GTGTTAGAGGCGTGCGGATTAACGTGCAGCAAACGAGATAGAACCCTTTTTGAAGGGCTTTCGCTGGTTGTTAATGCCAGTGAGTTGTTGTATCTACGTGGCCCTAATGGCGCAGGAAAAACCAGCCTGTTGCGCATCTTAACCGGATTAAGTGCGCCTGATTCTGGTGCAGTATTGTACAACGGAATAGATATCTCAGAAGACAAATCAGGCTACTACCGAGATCTTTTTTATCTTGGTCATAAGAGCGGGACTAACGGCAGCCTTTCTGCCTTAGACAATTTATCGTTCTGGCTATCACAGCATAAAGTATCGGTACCCGATAATACGCTTTTTGACGTATTAGAAAAAGTTGGATTAGTTGGACTTGAAGATGTGCCTGTTAGGTATTTATCGGCAGGTCAACAGCGTCGTGTGGCATTATCAAGACTATGGCTTAAGCCCGCAAAGGTGTGGATATTGGACGAACCGTTTACCGCGCTTGATGTAAAAGGGGTTCACTTACTTGAAACAAGTATGAAAGAGCATGTCAGTCGCGGTGGTCTTATTGTTACCACTTCGCATCAACCACTGTCGGAAATCGCTGGCAAACATCGCGTATTTGACCTGGAGTACCGCTTTTAA
- a CDS encoding EscU/YscU/HrcU family type III secretion system export apparatus switch protein: MTDSQKIKRAIGLKYDGGDKKNTPKVVSKGYGDLAEAIIAMAEETGILIHEDPYLSEVLGALDVGQDIPESLYYVIAELLAYSYVLQGKIPPGWEGIIKRIDFDV, translated from the coding sequence ATGACTGATTCGCAAAAGATTAAGCGTGCCATCGGACTTAAATACGATGGTGGCGACAAAAAAAACACTCCTAAAGTGGTATCTAAAGGGTATGGAGATTTAGCTGAAGCAATCATCGCCATGGCTGAAGAAACTGGCATTTTGATCCACGAAGACCCATACCTCAGTGAAGTATTGGGTGCGTTAGATGTTGGACAAGATATTCCTGAATCACTCTACTATGTCATTGCAGAACTGCTTGCATACTCTTATGTCCTACAAGGTAAAATCCCGCCAGGCTGGGAGGGGATCATCAAACGAATAGACTTCGATGTGTAG
- a CDS encoding flagellar hook-length control protein FliK → MTTSLSSLLANALSQSNHSALPLTSSQANSGATFISQEGATSATPSSVNNALSQAVTLNNAAKVIIERLPERVLAISMATSAAPSSVLQTLNTALPEAVNATLNKLTTSNAQLAFLPSQRPSELRIPESKLTSAASEVSDNRQTQSAVLLSTSTSVQNALISENDKVELVKALTQTLKENHSAVTLKGQLSISTTSETFGKLILTTPKNEKVLLSDINTEAVNSTGTRALKKLVGKSVSLSLSPAGSGNVSLRITQASSQLHAHLDPESSKISVKGSASSNATSFTQLKVSTNLQQKLIEIGLKQGGVAIEHPNSNQEKLNTFVNNVGAKPNTLKALSLLTLSGNNLSARTASHNALLQIHISEGKSGAALSPTSQSASLAIPTLTIEQTKKINLETLPTVTAKVVESDVVKSPNKAFFNSENIQGDAATSLKGSDVHKAISTLSRVLLSQTGSTNDALARLIAIVENKEASPKNVISTEPATQIASKIENQLKGLDALTAKPSKPSILKELFVGPPKPAPEHIGSLNKHVVTPPVTSNHSDLATTEAGLVKSNPMKPAIEFITKTLGARTQLSSKELLSSAFSNLVPQSSLSQSKPNTAAQPIVEPNIILGNNKPIQNHANEQKVDLNTIARDMNEQGLAQRVKQLVLSQALVTTPLNLTSPVSPSNFVQGLVALVQLALAGRAMHRQPSLKSQIDLPESLVSKTLVNMGIPAQPSRAIQELTQLDQRQQLLAQLKILLSNHQQNKVANVESRIQGQDSFYYIFPSLSQPQNPVELLIKREQNKKENKHVESSSKTLWNVTMKLDIGDSGQVLAKSKIDKNTLSIDLYASNDVVLKRIGDTLPYLQKRLTSLGLVVENTSYQRGNIPDSLKVRPHQIFETRV, encoded by the coding sequence ATGACCACATCTTTATCTTCTTTATTGGCAAACGCACTGAGTCAGTCAAATCACTCTGCGCTTCCACTCACCTCTTCACAAGCAAACTCAGGAGCTACCTTTATTTCTCAAGAAGGGGCAACTAGCGCCACCCCGAGCTCTGTAAACAACGCCTTGTCTCAGGCTGTAACTTTGAATAATGCCGCGAAAGTAATAATTGAGCGTTTACCTGAACGGGTTTTAGCGATAAGCATGGCAACTTCCGCGGCCCCCTCCTCGGTATTACAAACATTAAACACCGCACTTCCTGAGGCGGTAAACGCAACACTTAATAAATTAACGACAAGCAACGCACAACTTGCGTTTTTGCCTTCTCAACGCCCATCCGAATTGCGTATACCCGAATCAAAACTAACGAGTGCGGCATCCGAAGTGAGTGATAATCGCCAAACCCAATCGGCTGTTTTGCTATCCACATCAACCTCTGTTCAAAATGCGCTAATTTCAGAAAACGATAAAGTTGAATTAGTAAAAGCGCTAACACAAACACTTAAAGAGAATCACTCTGCTGTCACCCTCAAAGGTCAGCTATCGATATCAACCACCAGCGAGACCTTTGGGAAACTTATTCTTACCACCCCGAAAAACGAAAAGGTGTTGCTTAGCGATATTAATACCGAAGCGGTAAACAGCACCGGCACACGTGCGCTAAAAAAGCTGGTCGGTAAATCGGTATCACTAAGCTTGAGCCCTGCTGGAAGTGGCAATGTTTCCCTTCGTATTACACAAGCGTCGTCTCAGTTACACGCTCATCTTGATCCCGAGTCTAGTAAAATTAGCGTCAAAGGGAGTGCTTCAAGCAATGCAACGTCGTTCACGCAGCTAAAAGTAAGTACAAACTTACAGCAAAAGCTCATTGAAATTGGGTTAAAACAAGGTGGCGTTGCAATAGAACACCCCAACAGCAACCAAGAAAAATTAAATACTTTCGTTAACAATGTTGGTGCTAAACCGAATACTTTGAAAGCACTTTCCCTGTTAACGCTGTCAGGTAACAACTTATCTGCGCGAACCGCGTCTCACAATGCCCTCCTGCAAATACATATTTCAGAAGGCAAAAGTGGCGCTGCATTGTCGCCAACAAGTCAATCGGCCTCGCTTGCGATCCCCACGTTAACCATTGAACAGACAAAAAAGATAAACCTTGAAACGCTCCCTACCGTAACAGCCAAAGTAGTAGAAAGCGATGTAGTAAAAAGCCCTAACAAAGCATTTTTTAATAGCGAAAATATACAAGGAGATGCAGCGACGTCGTTAAAGGGCTCAGACGTGCACAAAGCCATTAGTACACTTTCTCGCGTTTTACTCAGTCAGACAGGGAGTACCAATGATGCCTTGGCCCGACTCATTGCCATTGTAGAAAACAAAGAAGCATCACCTAAGAACGTAATATCGACTGAACCAGCCACACAGATTGCATCAAAAATTGAAAATCAGTTGAAAGGGTTAGACGCATTAACAGCAAAGCCATCTAAACCCTCCATCTTAAAAGAGTTGTTTGTAGGGCCACCAAAACCAGCCCCCGAACACATCGGTTCACTCAATAAACATGTTGTTACACCACCGGTAACGTCGAATCATAGTGATTTAGCAACTACAGAAGCAGGCTTAGTTAAGAGCAACCCAATGAAACCTGCTATTGAATTTATTACAAAAACGCTTGGCGCCCGAACTCAGCTATCGTCGAAAGAATTGCTCAGCAGTGCATTTAGCAACCTCGTTCCGCAGTCCTCACTCAGCCAAAGCAAACCCAATACTGCTGCTCAACCTATCGTTGAGCCAAACATAATATTGGGCAATAACAAACCTATTCAAAATCATGCTAATGAACAGAAAGTAGATCTCAACACCATAGCGCGTGATATGAATGAACAAGGTTTAGCGCAACGGGTGAAGCAACTTGTCTTATCACAGGCGCTTGTAACAACGCCTCTTAACTTAACGTCTCCCGTTTCCCCCTCTAATTTTGTTCAAGGCTTAGTTGCATTAGTACAATTAGCGCTTGCGGGCCGAGCAATGCATCGACAACCAAGTTTAAAATCACAAATAGACTTACCCGAATCACTGGTTTCAAAAACATTGGTCAATATGGGGATTCCCGCACAACCAAGTAGAGCGATTCAAGAACTAACTCAGCTAGATCAAAGGCAACAGTTACTGGCTCAGCTAAAAATACTACTGAGTAATCATCAGCAAAATAAGGTGGCAAATGTAGAGAGTCGTATACAAGGGCAAGACAGCTTCTATTACATTTTCCCTTCGCTATCCCAACCTCAAAACCCCGTGGAGTTATTGATAAAGCGAGAGCAAAACAAGAAAGAAAACAAGCACGTGGAATCGAGCAGTAAAACGTTATGGAATGTCACTATGAAGCTTGACATAGGTGATAGTGGGCAAGTGTTAGCAAAATCAAAAATCGATAAAAACACCCTTTCAATCGACTTGTATGCTTCTAATGACGTCGTATTAAAGCGCATTGGCGACACACTGCCCTATTTACAGAAAAGGCTTACGTCACTCGGGCTTGTTGTTGAAAATACGAGCTATCAGCGCGGAAATATCCCTGACTCATTGAAGGTGCGTCCTCATCAGATTTTTGAAACAAGGGTGTAA
- a CDS encoding ABC transporter permease, producing the protein MWLIFKKEFKELLRDKKTIIFMIGLPLLLFPAIFGVAFFFMSSAADKAENKILKYAIVGEAYAPAIVQSFNDASDKFESVAIGDESDYAKLIKNETLDFVLVIPETFDSNVLRSGQHKIELYLNDAGLNKVMGRVSEIIDEYTDAFQQTAFTQLNLDETQQEALLKPIKIEKQNVADDREVWGERLGGMLPYFIFILCLQGAMAPAADLGAGEKERGTLETLLISPMDRHKLVLGKFFTIATAGIITALITVSSMAIWGLVLSQGMAVEFVVKIMSMIGLVDFLLIFLMLVPVVAVFAAILLSLSIYARSFKEAQSYMGSLIMVVIFPVIIAMMPGVELKGGWVWVPLTNVALAMKELFKGTMDYFALFGIFTSTAVIAAGLIYFCIYWFNKEKVLFR; encoded by the coding sequence ATGTGGTTAATCTTTAAAAAGGAATTCAAAGAGCTATTACGCGATAAGAAAACCATTATATTTATGATTGGTTTACCGCTTTTATTATTCCCTGCTATTTTCGGTGTTGCGTTCTTTTTCATGAGTTCCGCTGCAGACAAAGCTGAAAATAAGATACTGAAATACGCGATTGTTGGCGAAGCGTATGCGCCTGCAATTGTACAGTCTTTCAACGATGCTTCTGATAAGTTCGAATCGGTTGCTATTGGTGATGAAAGTGACTATGCAAAACTTATTAAAAATGAAACGCTAGACTTTGTTTTAGTTATTCCCGAGACTTTTGACAGTAATGTTCTGCGCTCTGGGCAGCATAAAATTGAACTTTATCTAAACGATGCTGGGCTAAACAAAGTAATGGGGCGTGTTTCAGAGATCATTGACGAATATACAGATGCTTTTCAGCAGACGGCGTTTACACAGCTAAACCTTGATGAAACACAGCAAGAAGCTCTGCTAAAACCGATTAAAATAGAAAAGCAAAATGTTGCAGACGACCGCGAAGTATGGGGTGAACGTTTAGGCGGTATGCTGCCGTATTTTATCTTCATATTGTGTCTTCAAGGTGCCATGGCCCCTGCGGCTGATTTAGGTGCGGGCGAAAAAGAACGCGGAACACTTGAAACATTGCTGATATCACCAATGGACCGTCATAAACTGGTACTGGGTAAATTCTTTACTATCGCAACTGCGGGCATTATTACCGCGCTTATTACGGTTTCCTCTATGGCTATATGGGGGCTGGTATTGTCACAAGGAATGGCTGTCGAGTTTGTCGTTAAGATCATGTCAATGATTGGTCTTGTCGACTTCTTACTGATTTTCTTAATGTTGGTACCAGTGGTGGCAGTATTCGCCGCTATTCTACTATCACTTTCAATTTATGCTCGCTCATTTAAAGAAGCGCAAAGCTATATGGGCTCACTGATTATGGTTGTTATCTTTCCTGTCATTATCGCTATGATGCCAGGGGTAGAACTCAAAGGTGGCTGGGTATGGGTTCCGCTTACTAATGTAGCGCTTGCAATGAAAGAGCTGTTCAAAGGTACGATGGATTACTTCGCGCTTTTCGGGATCTTTACATCAACAGCGGTGATTGCAGCCGGCCTTATTTATTTCTGCATATACTGGTTCAACAAAGAAAAAGTACTGTTCAGATAA
- the recA gene encoding recombinase RecA — MDDNKSKALTAAVGQIEKQFGKGAIMRLGDNQAMDIEAISTGSLTIDIALGIGGLPCGRVVEIYGPESSGKTTLTLQVIAEAQRKGKTCAFVDAEHALDPVYAEKLGVNIDELLVSQPDTGEQALEICDMLVRSGAVDVVIVDSVAALTPKAEIEGDMGDSHVGLQARLMSQALRKLTANIKRSNTLCIFINQIRMKIGVMFGNPETTTGGNALKFYSSVRLDIRRIGAVKEGDEVVGNETRVKVVKNKVAPPFKQAEFMIRYGEGISKEAELIDLGVKQKLVDKAGAWYSYKGDRIGQGKANVMKFLKENPEIANEIEAKIRQELLLSKTMKAEEAIPQQEDDVLPE; from the coding sequence GTGGACGATAACAAATCAAAAGCTTTAACCGCCGCAGTTGGCCAAATTGAAAAGCAATTTGGTAAAGGTGCAATCATGCGCTTAGGCGATAACCAAGCCATGGATATTGAAGCGATTTCTACTGGCTCACTTACCATTGATATCGCTCTAGGTATAGGCGGTTTGCCATGTGGACGTGTTGTTGAAATCTACGGGCCAGAATCATCAGGTAAAACCACGCTAACACTTCAAGTTATTGCTGAAGCGCAGCGCAAGGGTAAAACCTGTGCTTTCGTTGATGCGGAACACGCCCTAGACCCTGTATACGCTGAGAAACTAGGCGTAAACATTGACGAACTATTGGTATCTCAGCCGGATACTGGTGAGCAAGCGCTAGAAATTTGTGACATGCTTGTACGCTCGGGTGCGGTAGATGTTGTTATTGTTGACTCGGTAGCGGCGCTTACACCTAAAGCTGAAATTGAAGGTGACATGGGGGATTCTCACGTAGGTCTTCAGGCGCGTCTAATGTCGCAAGCGTTGCGTAAGCTAACTGCAAACATCAAGCGTTCAAATACACTGTGTATCTTCATTAACCAAATTCGTATGAAGATTGGTGTTATGTTTGGTAACCCAGAAACTACAACCGGTGGTAACGCGCTTAAGTTCTACTCTTCTGTTCGTCTAGATATTCGCCGTATTGGTGCAGTAAAAGAAGGCGACGAGGTAGTTGGTAACGAAACTCGCGTTAAGGTAGTGAAAAATAAAGTTGCACCTCCGTTTAAGCAAGCTGAATTTATGATCCGCTACGGCGAAGGTATTAGCAAAGAAGCTGAGCTTATCGACCTTGGTGTTAAGCAAAAGCTAGTTGATAAAGCGGGTGCTTGGTATAGCTACAAGGGCGACCGCATTGGTCAAGGTAAAGCGAACGTGATGAAGTTCTTGAAAGAGAACCCTGAGATCGCAAACGAGATTGAAGCCAAGATCCGCCAAGAACTTTTGCTTTCTAAAACAATGAAAGCAGAGGAAGCGATACCTCAGCAAGAAGACGATGTGCTTCCTGAGTAA
- the ccmB gene encoding heme exporter protein CcmB, with the protein MTLYHGIFKRDMHIAFKQKAELVQPLMFLLMVVTLFPLGVSPSPDTLQRIGPGVIWIAAILSSLMAMERLFRDDFQDGSLEQYMLSGMPLPAVSAVKVAAHWLVSFVPLLLLSPLLAMFLNLTVDMYIALVLTLLLGTPLLSLVGAIAVGLTVGLQKGGVLLALLLIPVFIPLLIFATSAVDSAALQLPYHAQLAIIAAMLLLAAALAPFAIAYSLKVSQN; encoded by the coding sequence ATGACACTCTATCATGGTATTTTTAAACGCGACATGCACATCGCGTTCAAGCAAAAAGCGGAATTGGTGCAGCCACTGATGTTTTTACTAATGGTGGTGACTTTATTTCCTTTGGGTGTAAGCCCTTCTCCTGACACGCTTCAGCGCATTGGTCCGGGGGTAATTTGGATTGCGGCAATTTTGTCATCGCTTATGGCGATGGAAAGGCTGTTTCGCGATGACTTCCAAGACGGGTCGCTAGAGCAGTACATGCTTTCTGGTATGCCATTACCAGCGGTGAGTGCGGTAAAAGTGGCTGCCCATTGGCTGGTTAGCTTTGTACCATTATTGCTGTTGTCTCCGCTACTAGCCATGTTTTTGAATTTAACGGTCGATATGTATATCGCGCTCGTTTTAACGTTGTTGCTGGGCACACCATTACTGTCTCTAGTTGGTGCCATCGCCGTGGGGCTTACCGTTGGATTACAAAAAGGTGGGGTGCTGTTGGCATTACTACTTATCCCTGTCTTTATACCGTTACTGATATTTGCCACGTCGGCTGTGGATTCTGCCGCACTGCAATTACCTTATCATGCGCAACTTGCTATTATTGCCGCCATGCTTTTATTGGCTGCGGCATTGGCACCGTTTGCCATCGCATATTCTTTAAAAGTGAGTCAAAACTAA
- the mutS gene encoding DNA mismatch repair protein MutS, which translates to MMRQYLTIKAQHPNILLFYRMGDFYELFYDDAKKAAELLDISLTARGKSGGEPIPMAGVPYHAVESYLSRLVKMGESVAICEQVGDPATSKGPVERAVQRIVTPGTVTDEALLEERRDNILAAVCGHSMHYGLATLDVTSGRFVVFECDSDESLLAEIQRINPAELLYPEGFESLALVENRKGLRRRPEWEFDIDTAAEQLNAQFETKTLDGFGIKGVTKGLGAAGCVLQYVKDTQRTALPHIRRIQTEQQDSRVQLDAATRRNLELTHNLSGGQENTLFSVMDTTTTAMGSRMLQRVIHSPLTDQHELHSRLDAVETFINDDPEDIRTALKHIGDIERIMARLALRSARPRDFARLKNAFNALPDLQDALARFDTGQIRSISATIGTYPELQALLNDAIIDNPPVVIRDGGVIAEGYNAELDELRKLSQGATDYLDAMEQRERERTGISTLKVGYNKVHGFFIEISRANSALAPAEYIRRQTLKNTERYITPELKEHEDKVLSSQGAALALEKQLYEALFDSFSPHLNNLIETAAALAKLDVLCCFAERAVSLDWYRPNLSQECALTYDAGRHPVVENVMKDPFIANPLQLDTERRMLIITGPNMGGKSTYMRQTALIALLACIGSFVPAENAHIGKLDRIFTRIGASDDLASGRSTFMVEMTETANILNNATENSLVLMDEIGRGTSTYDGLSLAWACASYLAKQLNAYTLFATHYFELTELPETQSGVVNVHLDAMEFEDTIRFMHTVSEGAASKSFGLQVAQLAGVPKAVIKAAQQKLAVLESSHLMTSTEDGSENANDEAFVAKTSAKGANKTSASGKAPSNTKGQAEMLFPDKPHPVVEALENLSPDELSPRQALDLIYTLKRLSQS; encoded by the coding sequence ATGATGCGCCAATACCTGACTATTAAGGCGCAGCATCCGAATATTTTACTGTTTTATCGCATGGGCGACTTTTATGAGTTGTTTTACGACGATGCCAAAAAAGCTGCTGAATTACTGGATATTTCATTAACAGCCAGAGGAAAATCGGGTGGTGAACCTATTCCTATGGCGGGTGTGCCTTATCATGCGGTAGAAAGTTATCTGTCGCGCTTAGTGAAAATGGGTGAGTCAGTAGCCATTTGCGAGCAAGTTGGCGACCCAGCCACCAGTAAAGGCCCTGTTGAGCGCGCGGTACAACGTATTGTTACGCCCGGTACAGTCACCGACGAAGCGCTGTTAGAAGAACGTCGCGATAATATTCTAGCCGCCGTTTGTGGTCACAGTATGCACTATGGCCTGGCAACCCTAGATGTTACCAGCGGTCGTTTTGTTGTATTTGAATGCGACAGCGATGAAAGCTTACTTGCTGAAATTCAGCGCATTAACCCAGCCGAACTACTCTATCCCGAAGGATTTGAAAGCTTAGCATTGGTTGAAAACCGCAAAGGGCTTAGACGCCGTCCTGAATGGGAATTCGACATTGATACCGCCGCCGAGCAATTAAACGCGCAGTTTGAAACCAAAACATTAGATGGGTTTGGAATAAAAGGCGTTACAAAAGGCCTAGGCGCAGCGGGCTGCGTTTTACAATATGTAAAGGATACCCAGCGCACTGCTCTGCCTCACATTCGACGCATTCAGACCGAACAGCAAGACAGCCGCGTGCAGCTTGATGCCGCCACCCGCAGGAACCTAGAACTTACCCATAATTTGTCGGGCGGCCAGGAAAATACGCTGTTTAGCGTGATGGATACCACCACTACGGCAATGGGTAGTCGTATGCTGCAGCGCGTTATTCACTCGCCTTTAACCGATCAACATGAACTTCACAGCCGCCTAGATGCTGTTGAAACGTTTATTAATGACGACCCTGAAGATATTCGCACTGCGCTCAAACACATTGGTGATATAGAACGTATTATGGCGCGATTGGCCCTTCGTTCAGCGCGGCCGCGGGACTTTGCTCGCCTAAAAAATGCGTTTAATGCCCTGCCTGACTTACAAGATGCTCTAGCGCGGTTCGATACCGGCCAAATCAGAAGTATTAGCGCAACCATTGGCACTTACCCCGAGCTTCAAGCCCTGTTAAACGATGCCATTATCGATAACCCACCAGTGGTAATACGCGATGGCGGCGTAATTGCCGAGGGCTACAACGCCGAACTTGATGAATTGCGTAAGCTATCACAAGGTGCTACCGACTACTTAGACGCTATGGAACAACGTGAGCGCGAGCGCACGGGCATTTCTACGCTAAAAGTGGGCTACAACAAAGTTCACGGCTTCTTTATTGAAATTAGCCGTGCAAACAGTGCATTGGCGCCCGCTGAATATATTCGAAGACAAACCCTTAAAAATACTGAGCGGTATATAACACCAGAACTTAAAGAGCACGAAGATAAAGTGTTGAGCAGTCAAGGCGCTGCACTTGCTCTTGAAAAGCAGCTTTATGAAGCCTTGTTCGACAGCTTTAGCCCACACTTAAATAACTTAATTGAAACCGCCGCTGCGCTTGCCAAGCTTGACGTGCTGTGCTGTTTTGCCGAACGGGCAGTCTCCCTTGATTGGTATCGACCTAACTTGAGTCAAGAATGTGCGCTTACCTATGATGCCGGTCGCCACCCTGTGGTTGAGAATGTAATGAAAGACCCCTTCATTGCTAACCCGCTTCAGTTAGACACAGAGCGCCGTATGCTGATTATTACTGGCCCGAACATGGGCGGTAAGTCAACCTATATGCGCCAAACCGCGCTCATTGCATTATTGGCCTGTATTGGCAGTTTTGTGCCTGCAGAAAATGCACACATAGGAAAACTTGATCGCATCTTTACCCGTATCGGTGCATCAGATGATTTAGCCTCTGGTCGCTCTACCTTTATGGTTGAGATGACAGAAACGGCGAACATTCTAAACAATGCCACAGAAAATTCGTTGGTATTAATGGATGAAATAGGCCGCGGTACCAGTACCTATGACGGATTGTCACTAGCGTGGGCATGCGCAAGTTATTTAGCAAAACAGCTGAATGCTTATACGCTTTTTGCCACGCATTACTTTGAACTAACTGAACTTCCAGAAACCCAAAGTGGTGTAGTGAATGTACATTTAGATGCAATGGAGTTTGAAGATACTATACGCTTCATGCATACCGTATCAGAAGGCGCGGCGAGCAAAAGCTTTGGTTTACAGGTTGCCCAACTTGCAGGCGTACCTAAAGCAGTAATAAAAGCGGCGCAACAGAAGCTTGCGGTGTTGGAATCATCACACCTTATGACCAGCACGGAAGATGGATCAGAGAACGCCAACGATGAGGCTTTTGTAGCGAAGACCTCAGCAAAAGGTGCAAATAAAACAAGCGCATCAGGTAAAGCTCCATCAAATACCAAAGGCCAAGCTGAAATGCTGTTCCCTGATAAGCCACACCCGGTAGTAGAGGCCCTTGAAAACTTATCACCCGATGAGCTATCACCTCGTCAAGCACTAGACCTTATCTACACCCTTAAGCGCTTAAGCCAATCTTAA